CACGAGAGCCTCCGTATATGTTAAGGGAGAGTGGGAAAGAGTTTCTATACTACCCTAGTCGTGCCCCTTTAGTGCTCacaccctgacaagggcagtccccaagtcaggctaataAGTTGTACCCACCATTGCCATgtatacttccctacgcgtttcctctcccgtatgggagattcatcaggggaaaatGTAAGGATTGTGGGAATTTTTGAAAAAGGGAGCCCCTACATCGGGAGGTAGCTCCTGTGTCCAGTGCACCTAGTCATAGGTCCGGACTATGGTAGGGTGGTAGGGAAGCTGTTGCAGGCTCCTAAGGGTTCCTATCGTGCCCTTaggccagtgtttctcaactccagtcctcaagatccACCAACAAGACATGTTTTCAGGATTCCTTAGTATTGCATTGCAGAATTAATGCTTGAACAGGTGATGAAATTGtgatctgtgcaatactaaggaaatcctgaaaacttgccctgttggtgggtcttgaggactggagttaagaAATACTGCCTTAGGCAATCTGAGGACGTGATTACAGTGTCTGGAGCTCAACTGCTCCTGGATGTAGGGTCATTTTTGTGATTAGTTAATCTCATTTGCATACGGTGCTGAAATATTAAAGCTCCATTTTTAATTGCTTGGACACTTATCTACACTAAGGGCATAATAGGAAGCTTGCTACGAGAGTGAATTGGCACTGGTGGTACATTAGGGGGGTAATTCCTGAttacaggttttctttaagaaCTGTCTATTTGCAGTCTAATCTCTGCCAACCCTGACTTGTGCCAATGTCACCAGTTTATAAGTGTTATTCATTTTACCCATCATTGTGTTCATGTTATAGCATGTAGTTGTCTTCCTTAGTACCGGTACTTTTACTGACGAGGGTTTTCATTGTGAGCtccataaaaaaaaattagaaatccctTTTGTGTTGTAGAAAAAAATCACATCCAATCTATCTTTCATCCTTATAGGAAATCCTTCTGAGAATAACTGGTTATCACTAAACTGTAAAGAAGATATCAGGAAGCAACCTAATGGAGAAAACCTCATTACCCTTCATGGACGTCCTGGACTTTACAGCACTTCACTGTTTTATAATCCTCCTTATCATGAGGATCCATCTCCTGAGCAATCTCACATTGTTACCCCAGTTCCAGGTGACAAAGTGGATACAAGATTTCAGTGTGATAAGCAACTTACTAAAAGCTTAGATTCTTTAGCACAACGAAAACACAAAGGAAAAAAGAGATActcctgtccagaatgtgggaaatgctttacaaagaaatcaaaatttgttatacatgagagaagtcacacaggagaaaagccatattcatgtgcGGAATGTGGGAAGGCCTACACATCTAAGGAAAATcttattatacatcagagaattcacacaggagagaagccatattcttgTCCAGTATGTGGGAAGTCTTTCACAGATAAAGGGggtcttattaaacatcagagaattcacacaggagagaagccattttcatgttcggaatgtgggaaggcCTTCACAAGTAAAATGCGTCTTAttggacatcagagaattcacacaggagagaagccatattcatgttcagaatgtgggaaatgctttataaataaagggagtcttattagtcatcagaaaattcacacaggagaaaagacatttacatgtttggaatgtgggaaggtCTTAATAGATAAAAGGAGTATTAttggacatcagagaattcacacaggagagacaccatattcatgttcagaatgtgggaagtactTTACACATAATGGgagtcttattaaacatcagagaattcatataggagagaagccatattcatgttcagaatgtgggaagtgcttTACACATAAAGGgagtcttattaaacatcagagaactcatacaggagagaagccatattcatgttcagaatgtgggaaatgttttagagataATTATATGCTTGTgaaacatcaaagaattcacacaggagaaaagccatattcatgttcattcTGTTTGAAATGCTTTACAGAAAAAATGAgtcttattacacatcagagaattcacacaggagaaaaacctTTTTCATGTTTGCAATGTGGAAGGTGCTTTACAGACAAATCACAACTTGTTAAACATCAGAAAttccacacaggagaaaagccatattcatgttcaatcTGTTTGAAATGCTTTACAGAAGAAAGGaatcttattacacatcagagaattcacacagcagAAAAACCTTTTTCATGTTTGCAATGTGGAAGGTGCTTTACAGAGAAATCACAActtgttaaacatcagaaaatccacacaggagaaaagccgcaTTCATGTTCACTATGTGGGAAGTCTTTCAAGGTTAAAGGGaatcttattacacatcagagaattcatacaggagagaagccgtattcatgttcacgcTGTGAGAAATGCTTCACAAGAAAATCAAGTCTTGTGAGCcatgagagaagtcacacacaGAATGGTGGAAATCTTTCATACATAAATCATATCTTGTAAAATAGGAGAGAAGGCATGCAGGAAAGAAACGGTAATTATGTTCTGTGTTTTCAAAATTTTAATAAAcattgctcagcataaatgagtacaccccccttTGATTGGTAAGATTTTTattaatatctcactgaacacaagaacaatttttCAAATGTTGCCAACACTGAGTTTCATGGAACATTTTTTTGTAATCAAAACCTGTAAGTTGGGTTAATATAACTCATTACTAAATCTTTAGGTTTACACAAATAAGTTGATAAAAATGAGTACATCAAAAGCTACTTCATCTATCATTTTGTATGTCCTCCATGATTTTTAACGAccgcaccaagtcttctaggcctgGAATAAACAAGTTGGTTACATAATGCATCATCTATCTTCTTTCTCTTTTAGATCTCTTGGCGCCTAGATGCTTGATGGTGAAtgatgacaacttgtctcttcagaattcaccATAGGTGTTTGGTGGGGTTCAGATCAGAAAATGCTTGGCCAGTGAATCACTTTTACCATGTTCTTTAAAATGCAACATTGGTTTTAATGTGTGTTTTGgaccataaataataataatctttatatagcgccaacatattccgcagcgctttacagtttaacagcttcaaatacaacagtcataagtaacaatgttaacaatacaataattaaagcaacacaagacgaccctgctcgtgagagcttacaatctacaatgaggtggggaaatacaaagtacaggtgtgtatttacaatgatgtatttacaatgatggtccagccatcttcagggagtgggggatagatggaagtagtgaatgggctactgtcacgatatggtatgaaatatcataagtagttctcttgctagcctgcgtgggctaagccccccttcttggagtgatgctgcaacagtttgtagcttccaattcctgactttcaactcccaaattccccatcacccctcgccaaaggtatttacgactggcatttcctgcagTGTAAACTCTTttccagcaagaactggattctaagtcgctTGAATGCagggaagttctttgttctgtgttTGTGAGATATTAGGCACGCCGTTTACGTTACGAATATATATATTGTTAGAGTCCATCGGAGGATCTATACAtcgctcgaaacacgggcttctaactccatctggtaaagaagtagggttttctctgtaaatatgtatccgagataggacatatttgatataattagaatgcccacgttaatccgagatgactgatgggtttgttatgactatgacatgttttgtagcgaagttatagcaagtaggtaaatttaagattgaagtactcagaatgtagagagaggagggtctggttaagccagcctttctgtgatgtcgcagccttaaggttttaagtttgtggcaggctccccagctcagtcttctgcttgatttcttcttcttgacttcttgtcttctcctgaagccagcagcacgtccaatgagctgggacgtatggaaaaaactccactagcctggttgcctgccatgctttgaacatgtgagtgttacctttctcatttaatccctgtttatttcataattacccttgtacatatttgcaattgtctcatttgtaacatctttataaaatatttttgataaagtactgcctaattttttatgggatatataaAGAGAAACCAGTAGCGCTTCTAGCCTCAGAAAACCCGCAGCAGGTAATGATACAAATCCACCCTTTTGTATAGTAATCTATAAAAATAATATACCTGCGCTGAGTAAAAAATCCTCCGTTCAGTGCAACCTAGTGTTACCCCAAAAGAGATGTATAATTTACCAGACACTGACCATATTATTATGAGACTGACCACAAAGTAACAAAAGACCTGCTGTATAAAAGACCAGAATCGTTGTGTTTCAAAATGTCATAGATGTAGCCAGTTATTACCTATATTTTCAACAGCGGTGACTTGCGATCTCCTTGTAGTGTTCTTACTGAACGATATCGGCTATGTCTGCGGTTCCGTTGATGATCTTCAGGTAGATCAGCTTTGGGCGCTtccccggccggtggcagaacgCTCCAAACCCGCCTACCACGTGGAGTAAATGAACGCTGGAGTAGCCGCTAGGTTCTCTGCCggagcaggaccttccgtgacgtcacggtcacgtgagtatACACGTGACTGGGCTAGGGGAAGCAGAGAGGACcaattccaacgcgtttcggaactatcgtgttccttcttcagggatcaagaagtcttgtagtcgggagtgggaggtacggattagtgcagaggttagtcgaaagtcatttgcagagcgaagaggtcggttaggccgatagacagaaatgagggaggagatgtaagggggtgctgcactgtgaagagctttgtgggtgcattgtggggagaggagtatgccaactccaccactaggtctgtttgtgggtctcggggaatgggagaattgaaggccaccatgggaaagggCCGCAGGGGAGACcctgtcagaatcctggatccaggtttcagtgagggccaatagatttagagagttgttcacaaagtagttgggcaggaaaggaagcttgttgcatacagaccgtgtaTTCCAAAGAGCACCATTAAAAGAAGAAGATGAGggcgtgcaagtaatattaataaggttagaatggttttgatgtgagtttttggaattgtaagaagtttttttgtgcagtgtgtttgggcaagctgggctgaggtttttcaggaaggtgagaagtgcatgggagctataCATCGGAGAGTGAAGTGTAGAGGAgctgatgtacagtggggcaaaaaagtatttagtcagtcagcaatagtgcaagttccaccacttaaaaagatgagaggcgtctgtaatttacatcataggtagacctcaactatgagagacaaactgagaaaaaaaaatccagaaaatcacattgtctgtttttttaacaatttatttgcatattatggtggaaaataagtatttggtcagaaacaaacaatcaagatttctggctctcacagacctgtaatttcttctttaagagtctcctctttcctccactcattacctgtagtaatggcacctgtttaaacttgttatcagtataaaaagacacctgtgcacaccctcaaacagtctggctccaaactccattatggtgaagaccaaagagctgtcaaaggacaccagaaacaaaattgtagccctgcaccaggctgggaagactgaatctgcaatagccaaccagcttggagtgaagaaatcaacagtgggagcaataattagaaaatggaagacatacaagaccactgataatctccctcgatctggggctccacgcaaaatcccaccccgtggggtcagaatgatcacaagaacggtgagcaaaaatcccagaaccacgcggggggacctagtgaatgaactgcagagagctgggaccaatgtaacaaggcctaccataagtaacacactacgccactatggactcagatcatgcagtgccagacgtgtcccactgcttaagccagtacatgtccgggcccgtctgaagtttgctagagggcatttggatgatccagaggagttttgggagaatttcctatggtctgatgaaaccaaactggaactgtttggtagaaacacaacttgtcgtgtttggaggaaaaagaatactgagttgcatccatcaaacaccatacctactgtaaagcatggtgatggaaacatcatgctttggggctgtttctctgcaaaggggccaggacgactgatccgggtacatgaaagaatgaatggggccatgtatcgtgagattttgagtgcaaacctccttccatcagcaagggcattgaagatgaaacgtggctgggtctttcaacatgacaatgatccaaagcacaccgccagggcaacgaaggagtggcttcgtaagaagcatttcaaggtcctggagtggcctagccagtctccagatctcaaccctatagaaaacctttggagggagttgaaagtccgtgttgccaagcgaaaagccaaaaacatcactgctctagaggagatctgcatggaggaatgggccaacataccaacaacagtgtgtggcaaccttgtgaagacttacagaaaacgtttgacctctgtcattgccaacaaaggatatattacaaagtattgagatgaaattttgtttctgaccaaatacttattttccaccatattatgcaaataaattgttaaaaaaacagacaatgtgattttctggatttttttttctcagtttgtctcccatagttgaggtctacctatgatgtaaattacagacgcctctcatctttttaagtggtggaacttgcactattgctgactgactaaatacttttttgccccactgtatatgagtagTGATGGAGGGGGGGATTGGacggtgaaagtggattgcaagggaacataggaggataggaataaagcacatggatagaagggagagcagagtgtgggttacctgactcctgccctgactaactgccatggaataactgcattaacttgatgcttagctaatgcgatgctttgctgaaggCGTGCCACCCCACACTGGACCATTGTCTTGATGGAAAAGTGCAGGTCTACCAAGAGCATTGAGTGATTgcagcatcttctctttcactATAGTGCAGAacatgtg
This region of Ranitomeya imitator isolate aRanImi1 chromosome 1, aRanImi1.pri, whole genome shotgun sequence genomic DNA includes:
- the LOC138657412 gene encoding zinc finger protein 271-like isoform X1, with translation MTPRMDEDRDETTRRLFHFALEIISLLSGEDYTIVRKTPGDGVTPIIHLQESGGRSPGPITEPPPHSLLHERNKKILELSNKMIELLSGEVTAGRLYRTGGFWVMGGEVTAGTLYRTGGFWVMSGEVTAGTLYSTGGFWVMSGEVTAGTLYRTGGFWVMSREVTAGTLYSTGGFWVMSGEVPIRCQDVAVYLSMEEWEYLEGHQDRYQDVMMEELRPLTPRDGSRRRNPPERCPRPLYPQDCPEENHNIPGDHQGEDLIDIKVEVIHGAQEAIAIWADQQDELMERNPPERCPRPLYPQDCPEENHNIPEDHQEEDLTNIKVEDETEEEAMTREDQPSVSGGKEEIPGDVSPGNPSENNWLSLNCKEDIRKQPNGENLITLHGRPGLYSTSLFYNPPYHEDPSPEQSHIVTPVPGDKVDTRFQCDKQLTKSLDSLAQRKHKGKKRYSCPECGKCFTKKSKFVIHERSHTGEKPYSCAECGKAYTSKENLIIHQRIHTGEKPYSCPVCGKSFTDKGGLIKHQRIHTGEKPFSCSECGKAFTSKMRLIGHQRIHTGEKPYSCSECGKCFINKGSLISHQKIHTGEKTFTCLECGKVLIDKRSIIGHQRIHTGETPYSCSECGKYFTHNGSLIKHQRIHIGEKPYSCSECGKCFTHKGSLIKHQRTHTGEKPYSCSECGKCFRDNYMLVKHQRIHTGEKPYSCSFCLKCFTEKMSLITHQRIHTGEKPFSCLQCGRCFTDKSQLVKHQKFHTGEKPYSCSICLKCFTEERNLITHQRIHTAEKPFSCLQCGRCFTEKSQLVKHQKIHTGEKPHSCSLCGKSFKVKGNLITHQRIHTGEKPYSCSRCEKCFTRKSSLVSHERSHTQNGGNLSYINHIL
- the LOC138657412 gene encoding zinc finger protein 271-like isoform X2, translated to MTPRMDEDRDETTRRLFHFALEIISLLSGEDYTIVRKTPGDGVTPIIHLQESGGRSPGPITEPPPHSLLHERNKKILELSNKMIELLSGEVPIRCQDVAVYLSMEEWEYLEGHQDRYQDVMMEELRPLTPRDGSRRRNPPERCPRPLYPQDCPEENHNIPGDHQGEDLIDIKVEVIHGAQEAIAIWADQQDELMERNPPERCPRPLYPQDCPEENHNIPEDHQEEDLTNIKVEDETEEEAMTREDQPSVSGGKEEIPGDVSPGNPSENNWLSLNCKEDIRKQPNGENLITLHGRPGLYSTSLFYNPPYHEDPSPEQSHIVTPVPGDKVDTRFQCDKQLTKSLDSLAQRKHKGKKRYSCPECGKCFTKKSKFVIHERSHTGEKPYSCAECGKAYTSKENLIIHQRIHTGEKPYSCPVCGKSFTDKGGLIKHQRIHTGEKPFSCSECGKAFTSKMRLIGHQRIHTGEKPYSCSECGKCFINKGSLISHQKIHTGEKTFTCLECGKVLIDKRSIIGHQRIHTGETPYSCSECGKYFTHNGSLIKHQRIHIGEKPYSCSECGKCFTHKGSLIKHQRTHTGEKPYSCSECGKCFRDNYMLVKHQRIHTGEKPYSCSFCLKCFTEKMSLITHQRIHTGEKPFSCLQCGRCFTDKSQLVKHQKFHTGEKPYSCSICLKCFTEERNLITHQRIHTAEKPFSCLQCGRCFTEKSQLVKHQKIHTGEKPHSCSLCGKSFKVKGNLITHQRIHTGEKPYSCSRCEKCFTRKSSLVSHERSHTQNGGNLSYINHIL